A stretch of the Acyrthosiphon pisum isolate AL4f chromosome A2, pea_aphid_22Mar2018_4r6ur, whole genome shotgun sequence genome encodes the following:
- the LOC100162944 gene encoding uncharacterized protein LOC100162944, giving the protein MNRYYEAYPKSGGTMLTLPPPPLSDPSATWNSYSSEPVKGLGNRIKPDRNRQAVNVQKMQWRNSNWVDGFPELVGSMTIADVSPRFAVKRILLLYENAQYREAANFVNRLSHNTFKAILDQLPIDLFVEAMPHSLSILEALYAKVFLSSDCGVKVLRPDHVLMRLVKLFTGTTAGGADRWLGSTRKLLKVIVLSEPKLRKALQVRRRSLDKAVEGLGQHGLVGTSDETLTNLHDALKVEFQKLVDTYKAALLKLEELSLSGKRDGVSKGPAPVQASHQRQLSLQQSDIQERLIKNKTLLNVVEPVLENKSMAILLTILKRRVEYDKDALFQFTQLRKELKVESEHVVAPLLMRYSHACEQVLEFMKEVAEDEDSSDISGYHSDSDSAIMMSGNSPYVTKRARHNFISRSVRSSSNHSTRTRLVMSTGSSSASPPDGGESSTTATPNWEWSTEKSMNTLTCCRKCGPQTALQLQTVNDDREKLALQTELETTKVELERTKAKLESLNKAAKQAQSSKELSGPRLVRCYGNLYSQARVEALEKLDVLPQLADATELKSKILFSVVVLAFRSTQAMLSLKKEQVKRLLFYPTPSGSAHVELEASICSYLRRTVDTFDLTQCIEEVSSQLWATLYDYPCLKTCAGLHQYICDAVRLAWALVNQTPSFVLEYEQRSFKRDLHVRYHSSDLESNQVRTYLWPALLEGQAGPCVHKAVVLT; this is encoded by the exons ATGAACAGATACTACGAGGCGTACCCGAAAAGCGGCGGAACCATGCTGAccctgccgccgccgccgctgtccGACCCGTCGGCCACGTGGAACTCGTACAGCTCGGAACCGGTCAAAGGGCTCGGCAACCGGATCAAGCCGGACAGGAACCGTCAGGCGGTTAACGTGCAGAAGATGCAGTGGCGCAACTCCAACTGGGTGGACGGGTTCCCGGAGCTGGTGGGCTCGATGACCATTGCGGACGTGAGCCCGAGGTTCGCGGTGAAGCGCATTCTGCTGCTGTACGAGAACGCCCAGTACAGGGAGGCGGCAAACTTTGTGAACCGGCTCAGCCACAATACGTTCAAGGCGATCCTCGACCAGCTGCCCATCGACCTGTTCGTTGAAGCGATGCCACACAGCCTGTCCATACTGGAGGCACTCTACGCCAAAGTATTTCTGTCATCTGACTGCGGTGTCAAGGTGCTCCGGCCCGACCACGTGCTCATGCGGCTTGTCAAGCTGTTCACCGGCACCACGGCGGGTGGCGCGGATCGGTGGCTGGGCAGCACGCGAAAACTACTCAAGGTGATCGTTCTGTCCGAGCCCAAGCTGCGGAAGGCACTGCAGGTGCGCCGCCGGTCTCTAGATAAGGCGGTCGAGGGCCTCGGCCAGCATGGGCTGGTGGGCACCAGCGACGAGACGCTCACCAACCTGCACGACGCGCTCAAGGTGGAGTTCCAGAAGCTGGTTGACACGTACAAGGCGGCCCTGCTCAAGCTGGAGGAACTCAGCCTGTCTGGCAAGCGGGACGGCGTGAGCAAGGGCCCGGCACCGGTGCAGGCGTCGCACCAGCGACAACTGTCCCTGCAGCAGTCGGACATCCAGGAGCGGCTCATCAAGAACAAGACGCTGCTGAACGTCGTCGAACCCGTATTGGAGAATAAGTCGATGGCTATACTATTGACCATACTCAAGCGGCGAGTTGAGTACGACAAGGACGCTCTATTTCAGTTCACTCAGCTCCGAAAGGAGCTCAAAGTCGAATCGGAACACGTGGTGGCGCCTCTGCTCATGAGATATTCGCACGCTTGCGAGCAG GTTTTGGAATTTATGAAAGAAGTCGCGGAGGACGAAGATTCCAGCGACATATCTGGCTACCATTCGGACTCGGACAGTGCCATAATGATGTCGGGAAATTCACCGTATGTCACCAAGAGAGCCAGGCACAATTTCATTTCACGATCAG tgcgGTCAAGCAGCAACCACAGCACTCGGACTAGATTAGTAATGAGCACCGGATCGAGTTCGGCGAGCCCCCCGGACGGCGGAGAGTCTTCTACGAcgg CGACACCGAATTGGGAATGGTCAACCGAGAAATCGATGAATACGTTGACCTGCTGTCGTAAGTGTGGACCACAGACTGCTTTACAATTGCAGACCGTTAACGATGATCGAGAGAAGTTGGCCTTGCAGACGGAACTGGAAACCACAAAAGTCGAACTAGAAAGAACTAAAGCTAAACTCGAGTCTTTAAACAAGGCTGCTAAACAGGCACAGTCTTCGAa GGAGTTGAGTGGACCGAGATTGGTCAGATGCTACGGTAACCTGTATTCGCAAGCCCGCGTCGAGGCTCTCGAAAAACTAGACGTGTTGCCTCAGCTCGCCGACGCCACGGAACTGAAATCGAAAATCCTCTTCTCCGTTGTCGTC TTGGCGTTCAGGTCGACCCAAGCCATGTTGAGCCTGAAAAAGGAACAGGTGAAACGGCTGCTGTTCTATCCGACGCCGTCCGGTTCGGCACACGTCGAATTGGAGGCTTCCATTTGCTCCTATTTGAGGAGGACAGTGGACACTTTCGATTTAACCCAGTGCATCGAG GAAGTAAGCTCTCAGCTGTGGGCGACATTGTACGACTACCCGTGTCTGAAAACGTGCGCTGGACTACATCAATACATTTGTGACGCAGTACGCTTAGCTTGGGCTCTAGTAAATCAG ACGCCTAGCTTTGTACTGGAATACGAACAGAGATCATTTAAGCGGGACCTGCACGTGAGATATCATTCTTCAGATTTGGAGAGTAATCAAGTTCGGACTTACCTGTGGCCTGCGCTGCTCGAAGGACAAGCTGGACCGTGTGTACACAAAGCAGTTGTACttacttag